In the genome of Achromobacter sp. MFA1 R4, the window TCGACTGCGGCTCGGCCGCAAGCGCCGGCGCGGCCGCCACGCAACTGGAGGCGACCAGCAGGCAGGCGGCCAACGATTTCCACTTCATACGCATACAGGACTACTCAGGTGACGCCGACTGGCGGCCTGCCAGTTTACAAACAAACGCGGCCGATCATCAGTATCCGACGGTGTAACGGCGGCGCGAATGCCGGGGCGTCTCGACTTCGTCGGCCAGGGCGATCGCGTAGTCTTCCATCGAAATCCAGCTCTTGCCTTCCTCGTCCGCGAGCAGGTGGTCGTCGCCCACGCGGAAGGTGGCGGTGCGCTCGCCCGGTTCAAAGATCGCGGACGGCGACAGGAACGTCCAGTTCAGCACCTTTTCCTGGCGCAACGCATCCAGGAACACCACGCCGGCGCGCGCTTCGGGCTTGTAGGCGTCCGGGAATTCCGGGGTGTCGATCAGCATCTTGCCGGGCGCCACCAGCAGGCTGCCCGCGCCGCCCACCACCAGCAGGCGCGGCACGCCCGCGTTCTTGACGGCGGCCAGCAGCGGCTTGGCGTCGGTGGACACAAAGCGCGTGGCGCTGATGACGGCATCGTGACCCGCCAGGATCGGCGTCAGGCCTTCGGGGTCGGTGGCATCGCCCTGGCGGACGGTGAGGCCCGGTTGTTCGTTGACCTCGGCGGGATTGCGGGCGATGCCCGTCACCTGGTGGCCGCGCTTGAGCAGTTCGTCCGCCACGCGCGAACCCACGCGGCCGGTAATTCCGATCAATGCGATTTTCATGGTCTTGCTCCTTGCAGGAATGGGCCGGTCGCGGCCGCCACGGGATGGGGCGGAACAGGCGCCGGCGCAGGCAAAGCCATACTATTCGGCGCAATCCGATCAAAAAACCCACAAACCGGGAAGAGTTTTTTGCATTTCATGCACCAATAACCCGGGAGGATCGGCCGTCGGCGCGGGCGGGGCGGCGCGCACCGGGCGCTCCCCGCAATCCAGTGTGCGCCCGGCGGCCCCGATTGAACAGGGCCGCCCGCCCCGGTCAGCGCGCGGCGCGCTGCGCCTGGTACACCTGCAGATGCGAATACGCCACGCGCAGATAGGTGGCGTCCACGCCCAGCGTGCGGGCGCGGCGGACCATGTCGCCCACGATGTGGTCGGCCTCGACCGGCAGGCCCTGGCGCAGGTCGCGGAACATGGAAGCGGTCATGGGCTGGCTGCGGTCGGACAACAGCTTCTGCACGGCGGCGTCGGCCTCGGGCCGCACCGCATGGCCGGAGGCGGCCGCGACCGCCTGCGATTCCTGCAGCAGGCTGAGCAGGAAGTCCACGCCGTCGTCGGTGGACGCGATCTGACCCA includes:
- a CDS encoding NAD(P)-dependent oxidoreductase, which gives rise to MKIALIGITGRVGSRVADELLKRGHQVTGIARNPAEVNEQPGLTVRQGDATDPEGLTPILAGHDAVISATRFVSTDAKPLLAAVKNAGVPRLLVVGGAGSLLVAPGKMLIDTPEFPDAYKPEARAGVVFLDALRQEKVLNWTFLSPSAIFEPGERTATFRVGDDHLLADEEGKSWISMEDYAIALADEVETPRHSRRRYTVGY